A stretch of the Gossypium hirsutum isolate 1008001.06 chromosome D07, Gossypium_hirsutum_v2.1, whole genome shotgun sequence genome encodes the following:
- the LOC121219321 gene encoding adenylate kinase 4, protein MASSSSVNLEDVPSESLMTELLRRMKCATKPEKRLILIGPPGSGKGTQSPMIKDEYCLCHLATGDMLRAAVAAKTPLGVKAKEAMDKGELVSDELVVGIIDEAMKKPSCQKGFILDGFPRTVGQAQMLDEMLEKQGVKIDKVLDFAIDDSILEERITGRWIHPASGRSYHTKFAPPKVPGVDDVTGEPLIQRKDDTAAVLKSRLEAFHKQTEPVIDYYWKKGVVAKLHAEKSPKEVTEEVQKVLS, encoded by the exons atgGCGAGCAGCAGTTCAGTGAACTTAGAAGATGTACCCTCCGAATCACTCATGACTGAGCTTCTCCGCCGTATGAAATGCGCCACCAAACCCGAGAAGCGCCTTATACTAATCG GTCCACCCGGTTCGGGGAAAGGTACTCAATCACCAATGATTAAGGATGAGTACTGCTTGTGTCACTTGGCCACCGGTGATATGCTACGAGCTGCTGTTGCTGCTAAAACGCCACTCGGTGTCAAGGCCAAGGAGGCCATGGATAAG GGAGAACTTGTTTCCGATGAGCTAGTTGTCGGCATTATTGACGAGGCGATGAAGAAACCTTCGTGTCAGAAGGGTTTCATTCTTGATGGATTTCCGAGGACTGTAGGCCAAGCACAGATG CTCGATGAAATGCTTGAAAAACAAGGAGTTAAAATTGATAAGGTGCTTGATTTTGCAATTGATGATTCGATCTTGGAAGAAAGGATTACTGGTCGATGGATCCATCCTGCTAGTGGTAGGTCTTACCACACGAAATTTGCACCTCCTAAAGTTCCCGGTGTTGATGAT GTAACTGGGGAACCTTTGATTCAACGTAAAGACGATACTGCAGCTGTTCTCAAGTCAAGGCTAGAGGCATTTCACAAGCAAACTGAGCCG GTGATTGATTATTACTGGAAGAAGGGAGTAGTTGCAAAGCTTCATGCAGAGAAGTCTCCAAAAGAGGTTACGGAGGAGGTTCAAAAGGTACTCTCATGA